A genomic segment from Synchiropus splendidus isolate RoL2022-P1 chromosome 18, RoL_Sspl_1.0, whole genome shotgun sequence encodes:
- the ythdf1 gene encoding YTH domain-containing family protein 1, with product MSTTSIDPQRSKGQASKVQNGSLHQKETVHDNDFEPYLTGQSTQNNSYQSITDPYLSSYYAPSIGFPYPLSEAPWSTGGDPPIPYLTPYGPLSNGDHHFMPDTVFGQPGGLGSSIYPHRFNFFPENPAFSAWGTSGSQGQQTQNSAYGGSYSYPPSSLGGTLVPDGQTGFHSDTLNKAPGMNSLEQGMVGLKLGGDVTGQGSGVKAVGSVIGGPAVAATGNGATPIGMPPPKPTSWAAIASKPAKPQQLKAKVKPGMPNPGGALPPPPIKHNMNIGTWEKGPVTKVATAPLQQQQQPLGLPHAMQPQPPMQQGPMQPPPPQSLVQPQMQPMALQPQPPHHQHHQPPPQSYQNHTQPPQPQTRWVAPRNRNQGYGQGGLGPDNGIMGMVGGGNGGPLSSLNQGPGMESHPVLEKLRAAHSYNPKDFEWNLKNGRVFIIKSYSEDDIHRSIKYSIWCSTEHGNKRLDSAFRAMNGKGPVYLLFSVNGSGHFCGVAEMRSPVDYGTSAGVWAQDKWKGKFDVDWLFVKDVPNSQLRHIRLENNDNKPVTNSRDTQEVPLEKAKQVLKIIATYKHTTSIFDDFSHYEKRQEEEEEVRKTFEPPQIQSRSRLDQERQNRSKQ from the exons ATGTCTACCACAAGCATTGACCCTCAG AGATCAAAGGGACAAGCATCTAAAG tgcaAAATGGTTCGCTGCATCAGAAGGAGACTGTCCATGACAATGACTTTGAGCCATACCTCACTGGTCAATCAACTCAG AACAACAGCTACCAGTCCATCACTGACCCATACCTGTCAAGCTACTACGCACCCTCGATTGGATTTCCTTACCCTCTCAGTGAGGCTCCCTGGTCCACAGGAGGGGACCCCCCTATTCCTTACCTCACCCCTTACGGACCCTTGAGCAACGGCGACCATCACTTCATGCCTGATACTGTTTTCGGACAGCCGGGGGGCTTGGGAAGCAGCATCTACCCTCACAGGTTTAATTTCTTCCCAGAAAATCCTGCCTTCTCTGCTTGGGGCACTAGCGGCTCCCAGGGCCAGCAGACTCAAAATTCAGCCTATGGGGGCAGCTACAGTTACCCGCCGAGCTCTCTGGGTGGCACCCTGGTGCCTGATGGTCAGACTGGCTTTCACAGTGACACCCTGAATAAAGCCCCTGGCATGAACAGCCTGGAGCAAGGTATGGTTGGTTTAAAGCTTGGTGGCGACGTGACCGGCCAAGGGTCTGGGGTTAAGGCAGTGGGGTCTGTGATAGGTGGCCCTGCGGTGGCGGCCACGGGAAATGGGGCGACACCCATCGGTATGCCTCCACCCAAGCCCACCTCCTGGGCCGCCATCGCCAGCAAACCAGCCAAACCTCAGCAACTAAAAGCGAAGGTGAAACCCGGTATGCCCAATCCGGGGGGCGCGCTTCCTCCGCCCCCCAtcaaacacaacatgaacattggGACCTGGGAGAAGGGGCCTGTGACGAAAGTAGCCACAGCTCctctgcagcaacagcagcagcctctTGGTCTGCCTCATGCCATGCAGCCTCAGCCCCCCATGCAGCAAGGACCCATGCAACCTCCCCCTCCTCAGTCCTTGGTGCAGCCCCAGATGCAGCCTATGGCCTTACAACCCCAACcaccccaccaccagcaccatcaGCCCCCGCCTCAGTCCTACCAAAATCACACCCAACCCCCACAACCGCAGACCCGCTGGGTCGCCCCGCGAAACCGCAACCAAGGGTACGGTCAGGGAGGCCTGGGCCCGGATAACGGCATCATGGGGATGGTCGGCGGTGGCAACGGCGGCCCTCTATCTTCTCTGAACCAGGGGCCTGGTATGGAGTCGCACCCTGTGCTAGAGAAGCTACGGGCCGCACACAGTTACAACCCCAAGGACTTTGAGTGGAATCTGAAGAACGGCCGCGTGTTCATCATCAAGAGCTATTCCGAGGATGACATCCATCGCTCCATCAAGTACTCCATCTGGTGCAGCACCGAGCATGGAAACAAGCGGCTGGACTCGGCTTTCCGGGCCATGAACGGCAAGGGCCCGGTCTATCTGCTCTTCAGTGTTAATGGTAGCGGCCATTTTTGCGGCGTGGCAGAAATGCGCTCGCCGGTGGACTATGGCACCAGTGCAGGTGTTTGGGCTCAGGACAAGTGGAAGGGCAAATTTGACGTGGACTGGTTGTTTGTCAAGGACGTGCCTAATAGCCAACTGCGCCATATTCGACTGGAGAACAACGACAATAAGCCAGTGACCAACTCCCGCGACACCCAGGAAGTTCCTCTGGAGAAGGCCAAGCAGGTGCTGAAGATCATCGCCACCTACAAACACACCACCTCCATCTTTGATGACTTCTCCCACTATGAGAAGaggcaggaagaggaggaggaagtgcgcAAG ACCTTTGAACCTCCTCAAATACAGAGCCGTTCCCGGTTGGATCAG GAGCGCCAGAACAGGAGTAAACAATAG
- the birc7 gene encoding baculoviral IAP repeat-containing protein 7 isoform X2: protein MTLTGPKEKGIPSSQRVMGDRSPLLYILEEPGMRREEERLRTYHGWPPDAPVTSGDLAKAGFFFLGPVDTVQCFCCGGVLRCWVHGDRPAVEHKRHFPVCGFILGQDVGNVPLQAVSSDLVDGQLLTHLQRLTIDDQGSGVQAVYPELEDEDSRLTTFHNWPTEASVQPDILARAGFFYTGHADNVKCFYCDGGLRNWEPGDDPWQEHAKWFPRCEFLIQERGQDYISNIQDTHFHVGETVESESPSGRDVGSRNVSDVVGSLGASSTMLSPVVQTVLQMGFEVGLLESLVQTKYLLTGQHYTSVSDLVSDVLQAEEEDGGRTPQGREVRQGSSTAGVKTQISTKEKVKDHSPEELLRQLQEERTCKVCMDKLVSIVFIPCGHLVVCGDCAASLRHCPICRAVIRGSVRAFMS, encoded by the exons ATGACCCTCACAGGACCGAAAGAGAAAGGAATACCTTCAAGCCAGAGAGTGATGGGTGACAGAAGCCCCCTGCTCTACATCCTGGAGGAACCTGGGATgaggagggaagaagagagACTTCGAACGTATCACGGCTGGCCTCCTGATGCTCCTGTTACATCTGGAGACCTCGCCAAGGCTGGGTTCTTCTTCCTGGGCCCAGTGGATACAGTCCAGTGTTTCTGCTGCGGTGGGGTTTTAAGATGTTGGGTGCACGGAGACAGACCTGCCGTGGAGCACAAGAGGCACTTCCCTGTCTGTGGCTTTATCTTGGGTCAGGACGTCGGAAATGTCCCTCTACAGGCCGTATCTTCGGACCTGGTGGATGGCCAGCTATTGACCCACCTCCAGCGGCTGACCATCGACGATCAGGGCTCAGGTGTGCAAGCCGTCTACCCAGAGCTGGAGGATGAGGACTCCCGACTGACCACCTTCCACAACTGGCCCACGGAGGCTTCAGTCCAGCCGGACATTCTCGCCAGAGCAGGATTCTTCTACACAG GCCACGCTGACAACGTGAAATGCTTCTACTGTGATGGTGGGCTGCGGAACTGGGAGCCAGGCGATGACCCCTGGCAGGAACATGCCAAGTGGTTCCCACG GTGTGAGTTCTTAATCCAGGAGCGGGGACAGGATTACATAAGCAACATTCAAGACACTCACTTCCACGTGGGGGAGACG GTTGAATCAGAAAGTCCATCAGGCAGAGACGTTGGCTCAAGAAATG TTTCAGATGTGGTTGGAAGCCTGGGAGCTTCGTCGACCATGCTCTCTCCTGTGGTGCAGACTGTCCTGCAGATGGGTTTTGAAGTTGGGCTGTTGGAGAGTCTGGTTCAGACCAAGTACCTGTTGACAGGTCAGCACTATACCAGCGTGTCTGATCTGGTGTCTGATGTGCTccaggctgaggaggaggacggaggcAGGACGCCACAGGGCAGAG AGGTGAGGCAGGGATCCAGCACTGCAGGTGTGAAGACACAAATCTCCACCAAGGAGAAAG TGAAGGACCACAGTCCTGAGGAGCTTCTcagacagctgcaggaggagaggaccTGCAAAGTGTGTATGGACAAACTGGTGTCCATCGTCTTCATCCCCTGCGGTCATCTGGTTGTGTGTGGCGACTGCGCAGCCAGTCTGCGCCACTGTCCCATCTGCAGGGCTGTGATCAGGGGCAGCGTCCGAGCCTTCATGTCCTGA
- the birc7 gene encoding baculoviral IAP repeat-containing protein 7 isoform X1, translating into MTLTGPKEKGIPSSQRVMGDRSPLLYILEEPGMRREEERLRTYHGWPPDAPVTSGDLAKAGFFFLGPVDTVQCFCCGGVLRCWVHGDRPAVEHKRHFPVCGFILGQDVGNVPLQAVSSDLVDGQLLTHLQRLTIDDQGSGVQAVYPELEDEDSRLTTFHNWPTEASVQPDILARAGFFYTGHADNVKCFYCDGGLRNWEPGDDPWQEHAKWFPRCEFLIQERGQDYISNIQDTHFHVGETVVESESPSGRDVGSRNVSDVVGSLGASSTMLSPVVQTVLQMGFEVGLLESLVQTKYLLTGQHYTSVSDLVSDVLQAEEEDGGRTPQGREVRQGSSTAGVKTQISTKEKVKDHSPEELLRQLQEERTCKVCMDKLVSIVFIPCGHLVVCGDCAASLRHCPICRAVIRGSVRAFMS; encoded by the exons ATGACCCTCACAGGACCGAAAGAGAAAGGAATACCTTCAAGCCAGAGAGTGATGGGTGACAGAAGCCCCCTGCTCTACATCCTGGAGGAACCTGGGATgaggagggaagaagagagACTTCGAACGTATCACGGCTGGCCTCCTGATGCTCCTGTTACATCTGGAGACCTCGCCAAGGCTGGGTTCTTCTTCCTGGGCCCAGTGGATACAGTCCAGTGTTTCTGCTGCGGTGGGGTTTTAAGATGTTGGGTGCACGGAGACAGACCTGCCGTGGAGCACAAGAGGCACTTCCCTGTCTGTGGCTTTATCTTGGGTCAGGACGTCGGAAATGTCCCTCTACAGGCCGTATCTTCGGACCTGGTGGATGGCCAGCTATTGACCCACCTCCAGCGGCTGACCATCGACGATCAGGGCTCAGGTGTGCAAGCCGTCTACCCAGAGCTGGAGGATGAGGACTCCCGACTGACCACCTTCCACAACTGGCCCACGGAGGCTTCAGTCCAGCCGGACATTCTCGCCAGAGCAGGATTCTTCTACACAG GCCACGCTGACAACGTGAAATGCTTCTACTGTGATGGTGGGCTGCGGAACTGGGAGCCAGGCGATGACCCCTGGCAGGAACATGCCAAGTGGTTCCCACG GTGTGAGTTCTTAATCCAGGAGCGGGGACAGGATTACATAAGCAACATTCAAGACACTCACTTCCACGTGGGGGAGACGGTG GTTGAATCAGAAAGTCCATCAGGCAGAGACGTTGGCTCAAGAAATG TTTCAGATGTGGTTGGAAGCCTGGGAGCTTCGTCGACCATGCTCTCTCCTGTGGTGCAGACTGTCCTGCAGATGGGTTTTGAAGTTGGGCTGTTGGAGAGTCTGGTTCAGACCAAGTACCTGTTGACAGGTCAGCACTATACCAGCGTGTCTGATCTGGTGTCTGATGTGCTccaggctgaggaggaggacggaggcAGGACGCCACAGGGCAGAG AGGTGAGGCAGGGATCCAGCACTGCAGGTGTGAAGACACAAATCTCCACCAAGGAGAAAG TGAAGGACCACAGTCCTGAGGAGCTTCTcagacagctgcaggaggagaggaccTGCAAAGTGTGTATGGACAAACTGGTGTCCATCGTCTTCATCCCCTGCGGTCATCTGGTTGTGTGTGGCGACTGCGCAGCCAGTCTGCGCCACTGTCCCATCTGCAGGGCTGTGATCAGGGGCAGCGTCCGAGCCTTCATGTCCTGA